AGTTGTTATGAAGCATGGAGAGATTAAAGAAGTTGGAACACATCATGAATTATTAAAAAGAAAAGGCTTATATAAACAATTATATGAGATTCAATTTGGAGAGCAATAGAGAGGAAGGTTATATTTAATGACACATATTAAAAGAGAAGATGGAAGAGAAAATTTTGAAAAGAGACCTGTAAAAATAACAAGAAATTATACTATGTATGCAGAGGGGTCAGTTTTAATAGAAGTTGGAAACACAAAGGTAATTTGTACTGCTTCAGTAAATGAGAAGGTACCACCATTTTTAAAGAATCAAGGAAAAGGATGGATAACAGCAGAGTATTCAATGTTACCTAGAGCTACAGATGAGAGAAATATGAGAGAAGCTGCTAAGGGAAAATTAACTGGTAGAACAATGGAAATACAAAGATTAATAGGAAGAGCATTAAGAGCTTCTATTGATCTTGAAAAATTAGGAGAAAGAACAATAACTGTTGACTGTGATGTAATTCAAGCTGATGGTGGAACAAGAACTGCTTCAATAACAGGAGGATATATAGCTTTATCTTTAGCTATGGAAAGACTTGTTAGAATGGGAACTTTAAAAGAAAATCCTTTAACTTCAAATATTGCAGCAATAAGTGTTGGAATTGTAAATGGAGTTCCTATGTTAGATTTAAAATATACAGAGGATTCTTCAGCAGAAGTTGATATGAATGTAATTATGAACTGTAAAGGTGAATTTGTTGAGGTTCAAGGAACAGGAGAGGAATCAACTTATACAAGAGAAGAATTAAATAAAATGTTAGAATTAGCAGAAAAAGGAATTAAGGAATTAATAGAGGTTCAAGAACAGGAAATTAGAGAGGAGTTTTCATTATAATGAAAATATTTTTAGCTACTGGGAATAAAAAGAAAATAGATGAAATCTCAAAAATTTTAGAAGATTTAAATTTAGAAATTTTATCCATAAAGGATGGAATAGAGATACCAGAAGTTATAGAAGATGGAGATACATTTGAAGCAAACTCACAAAAAAAAGCTTTAGAAATAGCCAAATTTACCAATATGATAACTATTGCTGATGACTCAGGATTATGTGTAGATGCCTTAGATGGAGCCCCTGGAGTATATTCTGCTAGATATTCAGGAGAAAATGCAACTGATGAAAAAAATAATAAATTATTAATTAAAAATCTAGAGGGAATAGAAAATAGAAATGGAAAATTTGTATGTGTAATAACTCTTGCTAAACCTACTGGTGAGGTGTATTCTTTTAGAGGAGAATTACCTGGAAAAATAGTAGATGAAAAGAAAGGGGAGTTTGGATTTGGCTATGATCCTCATTTTTACTTGGAAGAATATGGACAAACCCTTGCTCAAATACCAGAGATAAAAAATAAAATTAGTCATAGAGCTAAAGCCTTGGAAAAATTAAAGGCTGAAATGAAAGAAATTTTAGGAAAATGCTAACCTCTTCAGGTTAGCTTTTTTTAAAGAAGGGAGAAGGATAATGATAAATAATAATTTAACACCAAAAAAAATTGTTGAAGAACTTGATAAATATATAGTGTCTCAAGATGAGGCTAAGAAAAATGTGGCAATTTCATTAAGAAATAGATATAGAAGGAAAGCTATAGGAGATGAAAATTTAAGAAGAGAGATAACTCCTAAAAATATTATTTTAATGGGGCCAACAGGAGTAGGAAAAACTGAAATAGCTAGAAGACTTGCTAAAATTGCCAATGCTCCATTTTTAAAGGTAGAAGCTACAAAGTATACAGAAGTTGGATATGTAGGAAAAGATGTAGAGTCTATGATAAAGGATTTATTAGCTGTTTCTTTAATGGAAGTTAAGGATGAAAAAATAGAAGAAATTAAGGATAATTTTTATAATAAAGTTGTGGAAAAAATGGCAAAAATTATAAATCCTTTAGATAGTTTAAATGATGAAGTAAAAAATAATATAATGGAAAATATTAAAAGTGGAGATTTAGATGAAGAGATAATAGAAATTGAAAAGAAAAATACCAATAAGGGATTTGGAAATTCAATGATAGAGGTTATAGCTCCAGAAAATGGAGATATAAATGAAGCTGTTGAAAATATAATTTCTAATTTAGGCGGAAATAATACTCCTAAAAAAGTAAAAATGACAGTTAAAGATGGAATAAAATATCTTTTAGATGAGGAAATTAATAATAGTATAGATATGGATGAAATAATTCCTGAAGCTATAAAAAGAGCTGAAAATGATGGAATTATATTTATTGATGAGATAGATAAAATAGCTGAAAGAGATGGACTATCTAGAGGGGAAGTTTCAAGACAGGGAGTTCAAAGGGATATTTTACCAATAGTTGAAGGAACAACAGTTATGACAAAGTATGGAGCTGTAAAAACAGATCATATTTTATTTATAGCCGCAGGAGCTTTTACTCAGTCAGCACCTTCAGATTTAATGCCAGAATTACAAGGTAGATTTCCAGTAAAAATAAAATTGAAGAGTTTAGAAAAAAGTGACTTTATAAAGATATTAACAGGTGTAGAGTATAATTTACTTCATCAGTATATAGAACTTTTAAAAATAGATAATGTGGAGTTATCTTTTTCTAAAAGTGCCATAGATAGAATAGCAGAGGTTGCCATAGAGCTAAATGAAAATGTGGAAAATATTGGAGCTAGAAGACTTGCATCGGTTTTAGAGGGAGTACTTAAAGAAATTATGTTTGAAGCACCATATGAAAAAATGACAAAAATAAAAATTGATAAGAAATTAGTTGATAAAATATTTAAAATTGAGTATGAAGAGGAAAACTTAGACAAATATATTTTATAAAGTAGGAGTTATTTATGTATTTAAAGGGAGTAGAAATAGCAGGATTTAAATCTTTCGGTGAAAGAGTTAATATAAATTTTAATCAGGGAATAACTTCTATTGTAGGACCTAATGGAAGTGGAAAATCAAATATATTAGATAGTATATTGTGGGTTTTAGGAGAGCAATCTTATAAAAATATAAGAGCAAAGGAAAGTAAGGATATAATTTTTTCTGGAGGAGAGGGTAAAAAACCAGCTAATTTTGCAGAGGTATCTTTACATATTGACAATAGAGACAGATTTTTTCCTGTAGAATTAGAAAAAGTAAAAGTAACTAGAAAAATGTATCAAAGCGGAGAAAATGAATATCTTTTAAATGATAAAAAAATAAGATTAAAAGATATAAATGATATGTTTTTAGATACAGGAATAGGGAAAAGTGCATATTCTGTCATAGGACAAGGAAAAGTAGAAAGAATTATTTCATCGTCTAATAGGGAATTAAAGGGAATAATTGAAGAAGCTGCTGGAATAAAAAAATTCCAACAACAAAAATTAGAATCCATAAAAAAATTAAAAAGTGTTCAAGAGGAACTTGAAAAAATCGAATTAATTTTAAAAGAGCTAAAATTAAATAGAGATAAAATAGAAAAACAATCTCATAAAGCTTTAGAATATTTAGAATTAGAAAGCAAAGTAAAAGAATTTAGTAAAATTATTTATTCTAAAGAATTTAAAGAAAAAATTGATAATTTAAAAGTTTTAGAAAGTAATAAAAATAATTTGCAAAATGATTTTAATGAAAATGAAAAAACTCTTGAAAGTAAAAATGAAAAACTAAAAAATATAGAAACTAGAAGAATTTTTATAAAAAAAGAAATTGAAAATTTTATAAATAAAAATGAAAAATTAAAAACATCTTTAGAAAACTTAGAAAGAGAAAAAGTTAGACTAAAAGAAAGAGAAGAAAGTTATTTAAGAGAGATTGAAGAAAAAAAAGAATATTCAAAATCTGTAGAAAAAAAAGAAAAAGAAAAAAAATTAGAAATTGAAAAAATAAACATAGAAAGACAAGAACTTTCAGAAAAAATAGAAGTTTTAAAAAATAAAAATAATGATTTTGAAAAAAATATAGAAATTTTAGAAAATAAAAAGAAGGATATAAGAGTAACTAGAGATTTAAAAAGAAATAAATTAATGGACTTAGAAGTTACTAACTTAAAGCTATTAAATGAAATTGAAAATTCAGGGAGAAGGTTAAAGGGAAGCCAAGGAAAAATTGAGAATCATTTGGAAGAAAAGAAAAAACTTTCTAAGGAAAAAGAATTAGAAGATATAAAATATTCCAATGTAATAGAAAAAAGGGAAAAAACTTTAAAGGAATTTACAAGGGCTGAGCAGGAAACTGGAAATTTAGAAAATGAAATTTCAAGAATAAGTAGAGAGATTAATTTCTTAAGTAGAACTCTTAGAGACTTAGAATTTGAAGAGAAAAAAATTAAAGAAAAATTTTTATATGTTCAAAGAACCTTAGATAGTAATGAAGGATTTTATAAGGGTGTTAAGGAAATTCTAAATAAAAAAATAAACGGAGTTCATGGAGCATTTATATCTTTAATAGAAGTGCCAGATTACTTAGAAAAGGCTATAGAAGCTTCAGCAAGTGGAAATTTACAAGATATAGTTGTAGAAAGTAGTGAAGTAGCTAAGGAATGTATTGATATTTTAAAAAGAAGTAAAAGTGGAAGAGCCTCATTTTTACCTATGGATACTGTAAAAGATGTAAGAGTAAAAGAGTATCCTTTAGAAGATGACGTTTTAGGAAGATTAAATGATTTAATAACATATGATAAAAAATATGAGATTATAATGAAAAATATTTTAGGAAATATTTTAGTTGTAAAAAATATTGATAAGGGACTTAAACTTCTAAAAACCAATAAATTTTTAGGAAGTATAGTTACATTAAGTGGAGAACTTTTAAGTTCAAGGGGAAGAATTACAGGAGGAGAGAATAGTAATTCCGCTATTTCTCAAATCTTTGATAGAAAAAAAGAGAAAAAACATTTGGAAGAAAATCTAAAGGAAGCTTCTAAAAATTTAAAAGAAAAGAAAAAAGTTTTAAATGAAAGCAATGAAAAATTAGGAGAGTTAGAGGAAACTCTAATGGACTTAGATGAAAAAAGAGAAAAAATAAAAAGAGAATTAAAAGTTTTAGATGAAGAGGATGTAAACCAAAGAAAAAAAGTTGAAAGACTTCATAAGGAAATTAAAATAATTGAATTAGAAATTTTAGAGGAAGAAAATTATCATAGGGAGTACTCTAAAAAAATTGAAAATTCAGAGAAAGAAAAAATAAACACAGAAAGTTTAATTGAAAAATTAAGGGAAGATATTAAAGAAGAGGAACAAAATATATTAGTTTATGAAAAAGATATTGAAATATTAAAAAATAATTTTTCAGATACAAGATTACTTTATTTAAATACAGAAGATAAGTATAAAAATTTAGAAGGAAATTTAATTAAAGAGGAAGAAACTATAAAAAATATTCTTTCTGAAAGTAAGAAAATAGAGGAAAGAATTAAAGAAATAAAAAAAGAACTTGAAAATATATTTAAAACATCTGATAATATAGACAGTGAAATAAAAAATATTAGTAGCTTATATGAAAAAGAAAATGAAGAACTTATAAAAATAAAAGAAGAAAATGAAGAACTTGAAGTTTTAGAGAAAAATTTGTATGAGGAAAAACAAAGGTTAGAAAAATATATCTATAGTAACAGAGAAAAATTAACTCATTTTATACAAAATATAAAGGTTATAAAAGAGGATTTAGAAAAAATTGAATTTAAACTTGAGAAATTAAAGGAAGTTAAAATTTCTGAAAAGAACCTATCTGAAGAAATTACCAAGGAAAAATTGGGAATTTTAGAAGAGAAATTAAATAATTTTGAAACAGTTAATCTTTTAGCAATTGAAGAATTTAAAGATTTAAATGAAAAGTATGAATTTATGAATAATCAAAAAAATGATTTAAGTAGAGGAGAAAAATCTTTAAATAAATTAATAGAAGATGTTTCAGGAAAAATAGAAGAAAGATTTTATACAGCCTTTAATGAAATAAGTGAAAATTTTAATAATATGTGTATGGAAACTTTAGATAATTCTGAGGGAAAATTAACCCTATCTAACAGTGAAAATTTTGAAAATTGCGGTGTGGAAATTTCTGTGAAATTTAAAAATAAAAAATCACAATCTCTATCTTTATTATCAGGAGGAGAGAAATCCATGGTGGCTGTAGCTTTTGTTATGTCAATTTTTATGTATAAACCAAGCCCATTTACATTTTTAGATGAGATAGAGGCAGCCTTAGATGAAAAAAATACAAGAAAATTGATAAAAAAATTAAAAGAATTTACAGATAAATCCCAATTTATAATGATAACTCATAATAAAGAGACAATGAAATCTTCAGATTCCTTGTATGGAGTTACTATGAATAAAAAAATAGGAATTTCAAAGTTAGTTCCTGTAAAACTGTAGATAAAAAGAGGGTCAGATGAAAATTTTATCATTTATATATTTTTTTATAACATCTCTTCGTAATTGGCTTTACGATAAAGGGATATTAAAAACCT
This genomic stretch from Cetobacterium ceti harbors:
- a CDS encoding XTP/dITP diphosphatase — protein: MKIFLATGNKKKIDEISKILEDLNLEILSIKDGIEIPEVIEDGDTFEANSQKKALEIAKFTNMITIADDSGLCVDALDGAPGVYSARYSGENATDEKNNKLLIKNLEGIENRNGKFVCVITLAKPTGEVYSFRGELPGKIVDEKKGEFGFGYDPHFYLEEYGQTLAQIPEIKNKISHRAKALEKLKAEMKEILGKC
- the rph gene encoding ribonuclease PH; this encodes MTHIKREDGRENFEKRPVKITRNYTMYAEGSVLIEVGNTKVICTASVNEKVPPFLKNQGKGWITAEYSMLPRATDERNMREAAKGKLTGRTMEIQRLIGRALRASIDLEKLGERTITVDCDVIQADGGTRTASITGGYIALSLAMERLVRMGTLKENPLTSNIAAISVGIVNGVPMLDLKYTEDSSAEVDMNVIMNCKGEFVEVQGTGEESTYTREELNKMLELAEKGIKELIEVQEQEIREEFSL
- the smc gene encoding chromosome segregation protein SMC — its product is MYLKGVEIAGFKSFGERVNINFNQGITSIVGPNGSGKSNILDSILWVLGEQSYKNIRAKESKDIIFSGGEGKKPANFAEVSLHIDNRDRFFPVELEKVKVTRKMYQSGENEYLLNDKKIRLKDINDMFLDTGIGKSAYSVIGQGKVERIISSSNRELKGIIEEAAGIKKFQQQKLESIKKLKSVQEELEKIELILKELKLNRDKIEKQSHKALEYLELESKVKEFSKIIYSKEFKEKIDNLKVLESNKNNLQNDFNENEKTLESKNEKLKNIETRRIFIKKEIENFINKNEKLKTSLENLEREKVRLKEREESYLREIEEKKEYSKSVEKKEKEKKLEIEKINIERQELSEKIEVLKNKNNDFEKNIEILENKKKDIRVTRDLKRNKLMDLEVTNLKLLNEIENSGRRLKGSQGKIENHLEEKKKLSKEKELEDIKYSNVIEKREKTLKEFTRAEQETGNLENEISRISREINFLSRTLRDLEFEEKKIKEKFLYVQRTLDSNEGFYKGVKEILNKKINGVHGAFISLIEVPDYLEKAIEASASGNLQDIVVESSEVAKECIDILKRSKSGRASFLPMDTVKDVRVKEYPLEDDVLGRLNDLITYDKKYEIIMKNILGNILVVKNIDKGLKLLKTNKFLGSIVTLSGELLSSRGRITGGENSNSAISQIFDRKKEKKHLEENLKEASKNLKEKKKVLNESNEKLGELEETLMDLDEKREKIKRELKVLDEEDVNQRKKVERLHKEIKIIELEILEEENYHREYSKKIENSEKEKINTESLIEKLREDIKEEEQNILVYEKDIEILKNNFSDTRLLYLNTEDKYKNLEGNLIKEEETIKNILSESKKIEERIKEIKKELENIFKTSDNIDSEIKNISSLYEKENEELIKIKEENEELEVLEKNLYEEKQRLEKYIYSNREKLTHFIQNIKVIKEDLEKIEFKLEKLKEVKISEKNLSEEITKEKLGILEEKLNNFETVNLLAIEEFKDLNEKYEFMNNQKNDLSRGEKSLNKLIEDVSGKIEERFYTAFNEISENFNNMCMETLDNSEGKLTLSNSENFENCGVEISVKFKNKKSQSLSLLSGGEKSMVAVAFVMSIFMYKPSPFTFLDEIEAALDEKNTRKLIKKLKEFTDKSQFIMITHNKETMKSSDSLYGVTMNKKIGISKLVPVKL
- the hslU gene encoding ATP-dependent protease ATPase subunit HslU, translating into MINNNLTPKKIVEELDKYIVSQDEAKKNVAISLRNRYRRKAIGDENLRREITPKNIILMGPTGVGKTEIARRLAKIANAPFLKVEATKYTEVGYVGKDVESMIKDLLAVSLMEVKDEKIEEIKDNFYNKVVEKMAKIINPLDSLNDEVKNNIMENIKSGDLDEEIIEIEKKNTNKGFGNSMIEVIAPENGDINEAVENIISNLGGNNTPKKVKMTVKDGIKYLLDEEINNSIDMDEIIPEAIKRAENDGIIFIDEIDKIAERDGLSRGEVSRQGVQRDILPIVEGTTVMTKYGAVKTDHILFIAAGAFTQSAPSDLMPELQGRFPVKIKLKSLEKSDFIKILTGVEYNLLHQYIELLKIDNVELSFSKSAIDRIAEVAIELNENVENIGARRLASVLEGVLKEIMFEAPYEKMTKIKIDKKLVDKIFKIEYEEENLDKYIL